The proteins below are encoded in one region of Candidatus Schekmanbacteria bacterium RIFCSPLOWO2_02_FULL_38_14:
- a CDS encoding Rossman fold protein, TIGR00730 family, which translates to MNEFKTSDIWMIFKIMGEFVEGFEHFKDIGPAVSIFGSARLKKNNKYYRLAQKVSEALSKEGFSVITGGGPGIMEASNLGARKGKGKSIGLNIVLPQEQVPNKYANVSMTFDYFFARKVMFVKYACGYVIFPGGFGTMDEVFEALTLIQTGKISNFPVILVGKKYWSGLIKWIKTVMLKGGTISAEDLNLLYLTNDPQEVIKLISNFYKENGIKEEYKRFRVMM; encoded by the coding sequence ATGAATGAGTTCAAGACAAGTGATATCTGGATGATATTTAAAATAATGGGAGAGTTTGTTGAGGGTTTTGAGCACTTTAAGGATATAGGTCCTGCTGTATCGATATTTGGAAGCGCGAGGCTAAAAAAGAATAATAAATATTACAGGCTTGCCCAGAAGGTTTCTGAGGCTCTTTCAAAAGAAGGTTTTTCAGTCATTACAGGAGGAGGACCGGGAATAATGGAGGCTTCAAACTTGGGGGCAAGAAAGGGGAAAGGAAAATCCATTGGATTAAATATAGTGCTCCCTCAGGAACAGGTTCCAAACAAGTATGCAAATGTGTCAATGACTTTTGATTATTTTTTTGCAAGAAAAGTAATGTTTGTTAAATATGCCTGCGGATATGTGATTTTCCCCGGAGGATTCGGGACAATGGATGAAGTCTTTGAAGCCCTGACTCTCATCCAGACCGGAAAAATATCAAACTTTCCTGTAATTCTTGTAGGGAAAAAATACTGGTCAGGCTTAATAAAATGGATTAAAACAGTGATGTTAAAAGGAGGGACTATTTCAGCTGAAGATTTAAATCTTTTATACCTCACTAATGATCCTCAGGAAGTAATAAAACTTATATCCAATTTCTATAAAGAAAATGGGATTAAAGAAGAATACAAAAGATTCAGGGTTATGATGTGA